The genomic stretch gaattttttttgtttatttatttattttagtggTTGTTATTGagttttaaatatatatatttttcttttaattCAGAAATTTTGGATCCATACATGAAATGTTCTCCAATGCTTTAGATAACAAGAAGACGTGGGATTgagaaatgtttttttttttttttatcgagtAAAAGAGCCCAGGGGTGTTCATCAGTCCGGGACCGAAGATCAAACAAGGGTAAAATGTTAGTTTGGACTTATGTCTTATTGTATTTGAGCATTCTCCTTGTAGATGGTTAATCATTTCTGTATTCGCCCTTGTTTGTCAGCGCGGTTTGGTGACCATTTGTTCGCTTGTTTATCTAATAAACATGTTGTGTAGTCATCTGGCATACTGCTAGCTCCGTTTAATATTACGAATTTTTAGGAATAGGTCGAGCTTTCAAATGGTTGTCTTGTCGAAATTGGTCATGAGGATGAATTATTCAATAGCATATTCGAGTTAAAAAATTGTTACATTATCTCATTAGTTAATATACTCAAAAACTAGACATTAATTCATACCATACTTCTTATGGACGACATTAATCTTAATTCATTACATACACGTCAGTGGCGTATCTAGGATTTAGATCATGGGGGTGCGGAAAGTTAATAACCAAAAGATGTCATGTGCAGATGAAATTTAACTCTCCGACAACGGTGCTCAATTTAGGCGTAAAATTTATATATATCTCATCCTTTTGAGCAATATTGTGTTTGATCCAAAACAAAGTTAACCGGAACTTAAATTCCTATATATTTATTTTAAATACTTCATATAAAGTTATTAAGTTGACGAGATTAAATTTATTCATATTATAGTAATATATACCCTCTTTTTGTTTTATAATATGTATACTAAAACgatttataaaatgaaataaacgaaGTAGAACATAAACTTTGGAAGTACATATATAATTCTAAAACAACTCAATTCAAAGGATTCAACTAATAAATATGCTTAGTAAAAAACGAAGTATTTTATATGGCATTTAAATACGGCATGGTATTAAACTATTAATGACGCCAGTAATTGCAAAAGCAAAAAAATGTTCCACAAGGAGAATTGAACCCAAAATCACTCAATCAAAATACAAGGGACTTGCCACTAGACCCTTCACATTTCCTTGATACATAACTgcacttaatattatttatttctgAAACCAAAGGGGATGCAGTCGCACCCACTGCACCCCCTTTGGCGACACCACTGATACACGTCTTCCGAAAGACATTACCTAAATTCATAACATACTCCTACGGCGATCATGTTGGCAAACCCCATATCATCCCACTGAACCCAGCTAAGTAATAACATCAATATACTCCTCAATTCAGAACAAACTCTTTAGGTAATAATATAAGTCTCCGCGTTGCGTGAACGTGTTAACAAGCCCCACACTATCCCCTTGCAGCCACCTAAGGGGTGATGAACAAACTCGGTACAATATTGGCACCCACGTTTTTCCGGAACATCTGCACCACAGCGGAATTAATCGGGTCAAATTTGGTAGATAACAAGCTACATTCAGCATTGCAAGTGTAGATTAAATTAGAAACAGTCAGTAAAGTCACAATAGTAACATACACGGTAAGGAGTCAGATTCTCCCATAGAGACGCAGCACTCAACATCAATATTAGATTTCCCATAACAACACAACTGCCCGAAGTACATCTCCACAGGAGCACTAGGGTCATCTTCCCTTTTAGCCTTGAAGTTGAAATGCGCCCTATACCCATGTGTGACCTCTCCTACTTCATATAAACAGGGCTTGACCAGCTCCAAGTTGTGACCCTGTCAAATAATCAATTCCATGTAAGGTCAGGGGGAGGGGACAAAATAGTCCGCTAAAAACATGGTTATTATATTCGGTAGCAGAATGACAGATAAATAAGAACACAAACCCGTTCACGCAGGTATGATAAAGCTGCACATGCAAACTTACGAGAAGTCTTCTCCATTTCTTCAGATTCCCTACCAAAGACAGTGGGATAAAGGCGTCAATTCCTCACCCAGCTACCCAGTTCTCATTCACAACCACGTCAATTGCAATGAAACACACCCTCCTTACTTGCATAGAGACTTTTTTAGGGCCACAACAGGAAAAAGGAGATCATAATTTCACATCCAATGGGGGCAAAAAGACTAACACGAAAAGGAATAGACATATCCATATAGAAAGAGCAAGTCCGCCTCAACATACCGGAAAAAACAGTCTTCCAGATCTTCACGCTTTTCACCAAACCTTCAATTATCAAAATTAAAAACAGGAATTCTTCAAAAGTTTGACAAAGTGGAAAAGGGCTAGCATATATACTGTATACATAGCAAATACGGGTTGATAACCGATAGTTGTACACATTACTATAACACGAATGCAGATATAGAAAATGAAGATACATCACATCAACACATTGTTTAGAATAGTTGAAAATAGCCCAATTCAATATCAGAACTGAAAACACAATACGGATAGCTACAACAAAGGTTACCCTCGAAACAATTAATCCCCAACATATCACAGCTATTTAGCTTCAGCACCGTTACATCAAGAAATGAAATAAGAAAATAGTTCacaagaataatccaaactatgggTGACCTTTTCATATTAATCCAAACATTTGATATTGAAATTTAACTCGGTGCACAAAGCCATTATTTACAAAAGAAATACTATACTCCATACCAAATGAGTTATGAAAACTCAACAACAAAAATCTGAAGAAAGAAGTAGCGACAACCAGCAACGCTACATTCAATGTTAAGTTCATTAGTATTCTGTACAGTATTTTTATAAATCAGGGGGTGGGAGTGCATCCTCTCTAGAATCGCCCCTACTCCAATCCACCCCTCAACTCTACCTATTCGATAATCTGAAAACCACAAGTGTCTAATAATATCCTGTTATTGATACATTAAAACAAAGGCTATTTGTGACTTTTTGAAAGTGAGGGGTGCTTTTAGCGGCCCAAGGTGCCATGAAATTTAAGCATGGCCTTAACTTAATGCAAAATTGGTGAACCGAGATCCCGCATTTTCGAGTAAATATACTTTTATGCATGAGCACAGATAAATTGGTGAATTAAGAAGTGGCCATAATAATTTGGAGGATTATTCTATGGAAACAAATATTTTTCTGTAAACCATACGGAATCTAGTAAGCCTGCAAAAAATCGAAAATGAATGACCTATTCTGACACCGCAGCTACCTAGTTCCCGTTGACAACCACATCATGTGTGGCCAAATAAAAACTTAGACAACGCATGAAATGTCGGTGAAAGAGAAGTAGAGAACTTTATATCCAGTCTGGTCAAACGGGTACATAGACTTTGATGAGAAGAAATAAACAATTGcaattagaaagagaaagaaagcgTCAACATACCGCCTATTCTCCTTTATCTTTATTGCTTtaggcttcttcttctttttcggaCGGGTGACCTCTGTATAAACCTTAATACCATTCCTtcaaatgataaaatgaaaaaaaaaaaaaaaaaaaaaaaaaatgttataccAACATTATATATAATAAATGCAATAAACATTTATCTATACATTCACGTTGGGGGTCTTTTGTGGGTACTTTTGGGATTGAATGGATCCAATGTATCATCGTTAAGCTATTTTGGAATAAAGGATCTCACTCCGCCCGAACCCGCTATAATCCAGACCTCTTTTTCCCCTAGCATCAAACCAAACTGCTTAAACAGGGTATTGGGCTCTAAATAAATACATCACACACTCCAGTCACGTCCATTCCAATCTTATGAACCAAACGCCTACGTGCGCAtagaaaagggaagaaggaatCAACTTACCAGCCTACCACATAGTGCTGAGGGAAATAATCCAGATACTCGTCAGGTTCCAGCTTCAGAGAATCCTCTGGAACCTTTTCACCCGACCTgacaatccaaaaaaaaaaaaaccaagaatCCATTAAAGAATGATTATCAAAGTTTCCAACTTCACACATATATTTGACAGAGTTTCTTAGGGCCAGAATGCAAAAAAAGGGAACATAACTTCACATCTAACAAAGccaaaaaaaatggaaaagatCCAAACAGAAACAGCAAGAATGCATGAACATACTGGAATcgaacaacaacaattaccaaagtTGCTAATCAATTATCTAGAGGTATATTTTTGGACTTTTCGTATACTAGAGCTTGCAAAAAGTTTAATGCTATAGGCGGAACTACGCTACAGTGACTCACTATACATGTAATCAGTCAAAAAGTGGGAGTAGACAGTTACCAACAGAAAGAGTGAGAACATCTCAACATACCGAAACACACCATTTTCCAGATTCTCCTTAGGTTTCGTTGCGTCAGACTTCTTTTGAGAAGAGGaaacctcgcccaaaggaagcttTCCTTCAGACCTCCATGTGAAAAACACAAATGAGAATACTTCAAAATTCATCAAGGTCAATAAATTAGTAGTAGTTGGTAAAATATACAAAGTAAATATGGATAGTCGGATAGATAAAATGGGAAGCTTACATATTCTTAGAACATAAATGCAAATAGCCAAAAATGATACAACGTTAAATTGTATAGAACGGTGGACAGTTACTGGGTTCGAAGTAGCCCAGTTCAAAGATTCAATTGAAAGACAAAAACAAAAGGGTGAAACGTCCTGGAGTTGTCACTCCCTGGACAGCAGAAAACTCCTTGTAAATTGTAATGACAAGTAAGCATGAAATAACTGGGCTAAACTTTGACGAAAAGGAATAAAGTCCAACGTTGCATGATTCAGAGATCGTCTAGCCAGTCTCCGAACCAGTTCGCTCGTACCATAACCCAGTTCGTTTGTTACCTGAGTCGCCAAAATGAGCAATCTGGATCGGAGATATGGAGGGTGTGGCATATTTGAAATCAAAAGCAATAAAAGTTAAAAGATGAAGAAATTCAGAAGATACAAATGCTGAAGAAGTAATGTGCGTGGAACTATTTATTGGGAAATGGAGATATTCATTATTTTTCTTGTTCTATAGTGGTAACAAGGAGTAGTGGTTTGATGAAATAGAAAAAATGTACTCTCTTTACCATGTAAGCGTGGCAGGTTAGTGTGCATTGGGAATAGCagtttcttttctctctttttcacAATAGAACGCGGGGCAGGTTTGTGAACCTAGTCATGACTTTCTTACAAAAATACCCTATTGGAACCTAGTTCGTGATGGGTAGCGTTTTACGAACTAGAACCCGTGACTCAAACCTAATCAACCCAAGTATTATTAGAATAAACAGTTGCAGAAAGGAAGATAAAGAAAGCTTCAACATACCTGGAAAGAAAATCTTCTGGAACCTCCTTACATTCCGTAGCTTTATTCTTTTCCAGTTGACCAGCATCCTTGCCCAGATTAAGTTTTTCACCAAACCTTAAATTGCCAAAGTGAAAAATAATCCTTCAGAGGTTACCAAGGTGAATAGGTGCAACATATTGCGCATATTAGTAGAACACAGATGCAGAAACAAATGGGGAAGGTAGATCATATTGTTTTAGAAAAGCAAAGAACAGTTGTATTATATTGACAGTAGGACAACTCAAAATTAAAATTGAAACATGATTCTTATAAAAGCAACAAAGTATCCTTAGAATCATCAATTAATCTCCTAACATATCAATACTGTTTAACTTCAGCACGGTCAATTCGAAAGATGATCCCCTCAACCCCACGAGATCTATCAAAATTTCATCGCGGAAGTGGTAATTAACCCCCTTAACTTTGGCCAATTGTGAGATTAAGCCCCATAAGTTCCAACGTAATTAAAAATTTGGGTTGAATTTCACTCCTTATATCAAAGTTACATTGGAAACTCAAGGGGCTTAATCTCCCAGTTCGTCAAAGTTAAGAAGGCTAATTGCCACTTTCGCGAAAATTTAATATATGAATCCCCAAGGTCATTAATAAATTATCCTTGACGCGAAGTGATTTGTACAATGGTTTCAGACTTTCAGTGCAAAGCGTATAAACACATAGATGGAATGACTCACCAATTTACACGTATACGGTATACTTAAATATAGTTCATCAGTAAAAGAGAATAGAGAACTAAAAATAGAAAGAGCACGAGCAAGAACGCCTCAACATACATATCTTCCAGAGGCTCCTTAGTTTCCGCTCTGGTAGGCTTCTTTCGCGAAGGAGAAACCGTGTCCAAGGGAAACTTTGCACCGGACCTTCAAATGCAAAAAGTAAAATGAGAAAGTCCATCAAAATTTACCTAAATGATTAAAATTAAGAAAAATATACCAAGTAAATCCTGATTGATAAAGAGGGAAGCTTGTACATCTTACTGGAACATATGAGTGCTATACAAGATTAAGTTGATTGAAAAATACGAAACTTTAATTTGATGAGAAGGAATAAAGAGTttcaaataaaaaggagacagAAAGGGTAACCTACCGCGAATCACTATTACATTTCATTGCCTTAGGCTTCTTCTTATTATTCTTCTTAGAATTATTCTTTTGCGAACAAGAAACCTCACTTTCACATTCAGGATCATAGGGAAGCCTTCAAATgacaaaatgaaaaacaagaaccAAAGGTGAACAGATGGTATACAAACAATACAAAATTTGCAACTCACATGGATTACAATTCTTGTCCTCCCTCCGTCTCAGTCATTATTTTACTATTTCACTCTACTCTAGGgtatctcattcatttgtttacctttctatatcGGGAATGTTTTCTATAAGCAATttgtttactttcatttgtttaactttctaTATCGAAAATGTTTTATATAGGCAATTTGATTATGGTCCACTTGTCGGCCAATAATCAACAAAGCAAAAAAATTATACAACtaattccattccattccattccgacCTGACCTCGACTCGGAAGTGAGTTGGAAATAAAAATAGAAATAAGGAAGAAGGAATCATCATACCCGATATCATACCCGATATCATCCATTGAAAGCTTTCCACCAGACCTGATAatccaaacaaaacaaaacaaaacaaaataatcaAAAAACTGATTATTAAGATGAATAAATTAcgatcaaaaacaaaaacaaaaacaagaaagcGAAGAATGAAAACCTGGATTTTAGAACTACAAAAGTCGGCATGATTTTGATTTTGACCTTGATCTTAATCACGCTCTCGCCTTAATTTAACCGCTATTTCTTTCTCGATCGATTGATTTAAAAACCTTCTTGatcttgattttgattttgattttgaaaccctagaatttttcCTCGTATTCCTGAGTTTATTTGGTGTAGGAATGTTATCGGGGCTGCCTTACAGAAATAAGGCTcgtgatttgaaaattgaaataaCCCAACTTATATATATCCTCCGAAATCTAACCCGTAATTAATCCCATTGAAATATTAGTTAAATACTAACCCGCCACGATTCTAgtacgaaaaaaaaaaatgtagGATTGGATTGTATAATTGTGGGATGGTAGAACAGGGTTACGACTAGTTGGAAGCCGTGCGATCGCGACGCGACGCCCCATGGATTATCTTTAACAATACGTATTGAATGTTCcaaaatttgttgaacaacaTATCAGTAAGCGTTGGTTTACGTTGTCAAGTGGTTTTAGTAGAAAAGTCAACTAAACCTGGTTAATAAAAAAAAAGTCGAACTATGTAAAAATTTGAACGCACAAAACTTTGGGTTGGTTTAGTTGATTCTTGGTGGATCTTGATCCTCGTAACGTAAAAAGGTACTCTCTTTGGTATtaattatatcagttgtataacacCCAAAGAGATAGTTGTATTATTCAATTATGTAgttacctatttttattgttgtagaCACCATCTGTTTTTAGTTAACATAAAACGGCATTGCCAAAAATGTGGTTTAATTCctccaaaataaacatattataaCTAAAGCTAACCTTTATGTGATTCGCAAATTAGATTAACCTACAACATCTACCCATATATTCAACTCTGTAAGCATAAGACGGTGTAAAGGCTGAATGGTGGTACACAAAACAACATGTATTCCAATCATATATATAACATGTTTGGAGAATTTGTTATATCTTTAACCAATAAAatttgttttcataatttacaattaagACTGGTAATTCCCTGTAAActtcatgcaaaatatataatatgacACCTAATTGGTAGATGTGTGAAAATTTCTTTGTAAACAATATCTTTCGCGTGGCACTGGTATACTTGTTTTCTATCATCAATGTAGAGCATTCATCCCTTGGTGATGTTGTTTTTGACGTTGTTACTTAAAGCTAACCATGACTAAAATCTGAGTTCCAACATATAAATTTCAACATGATTAAGTAACTGCCCCTTGTCTCTATTTATCGTCATGGCGAAGTATGACATCAATGGATATTGTCTCCGCTTAAACACGAAATAGATTTTTGTATCTGAGAACCCATCATTATCCCCGTGTACATGTATGAAGATATGAGTCATTAAAGTTGCATGTCTAGTACATAGATGTATCTTTATATCTTAGAGAATAACCAAATACTCCAATAACTAAATATTACATTTGTCTCAATAAAATATTTACATATGCTTCATATAAATACACAAAGACCAAGGTACAAAGAG from Silene latifolia isolate original U9 population chromosome 5, ASM4854445v1, whole genome shotgun sequence encodes the following:
- the LOC141657797 gene encoding uncharacterized protein LOC141657797, with translation MPTFVVLKSRSGGKLSMDDIGYDIGLPYDPECESEVSCSQKNNSKKNNKKKPKAMKCNSDSRSGAKFPLDTVSPSRKKPTRAETKEPLEDMFGEKLNLGKDAGQLEKNKATECKEVPEDFLSRSEGKLPLGEVSSSQKKSDATKPKENLENGVFRSGEKVPEDSLKLEPDEYLDYFPQHYVVGWNGIKVYTEVTRPKKKKKPKAIKIKENRRFGEKREDLEDCFFRESEEMEKTSRKFACAALSYLRERGHNLELVKPCLYEVGEVTHGYRAHFNFKAKREDDPSAPVEMYFGQLCCYGKSNIDVECCVSMGESDSLPYVPEKRGCQYCTEFVHHPLGGCKGIVWGLLTRSRNAETYIIT